The Amycolatopsis methanolica 239 nucleotide sequence CGTAGGCGCTCATCCCCGGCCGAGCCACCCGCTCGCCGAGCGTGCTGCCGATCGTGATGATCCGGCCACCTGCCGGCAGGTGCCGCACCGCCGCCTTGGCCGCGACGAACACCGCTCGCACGTTGACGGCCAGCGTCCGGTCGAAGTCGGCGAGGCTCATCTCCTCGATCGTCCCGCGCGGGAAGATCCCGGCGTTGTTGACCAGCACGTCCAGCCCGCCCGCGTGGTCCACCGCTGCGGTCAGCGCCTCGGCGTCCGCGCTGTCGGCCTGCAGCGCGAGCCCCTTCCGCCGAGGCTCTCGATCGAGGCCACCACCTCGGCCGCCCGCGAGGCGGACTTCTCGTAGGTGACCGCGACGTGCGCCCCTTCCATGTCACCACGCGGGTGTCCGAGGACCTTCGACCGGGACGCGGCCCTGGATGAGGCGATGTACGTCTTCTGGGAGCGCGGCTACGAGGGCTCGTCGCTGTCCGACCTGACCGCCGCCATGAAGATCGGCTCACCGAGCCTGTACGCGGCCTTCGGCGGGAAGGAGGCGTTGTTCCGGGAGGCGATCGAGCGCTACCGCGAGCGGTTCGGACGCCGGCCGCCGGAGGGGGAGACCGCGCGCGACGCCGTCGAGGCCTGGTTGCGGGAGAGCGCCCGCGGGTACGTCGAGGAGGGGCATCCGCGCGGGTGCATGGTCGTGCTGGCCGCGCTCAACTGCACGGAGCAGAACCGGCCGGTCCGCGAATTCCTCGCGGCGAAGCGGCGGAACAACCTGACCGGAGTGGCGGCCCGCTTGCGGCGCGCGGTCGAGGAGGGGGACCTGCCCGAAGACGCCGACATCGAGAGAATCGTCCGGTTCTCCGGCGCGATTCTGCACGGGATGTCGATTCAAGCGCGAGATGGCGCCGAACTCGCCGACCTGGAAGCGGTCATCGACACGGCGATGACCGCGTGGCCGCGATTTCTTGGAAAAAAGACGGCACCCGGCTGACGGGCGTTCACCCGGGTGCCGTCCGCCTTTTCCGTTCCGGCTACTGGCCGGAAAGGGTCAGCTGCGGTTTCCCGGTGCGGATGATCGTCTCCCGCTCGGCTTCCGACAGTCCGCCCCAGATCCCGTACGGCTCGTGCACCGCGAGCGCGTGCTCCCGGCACAGCTGCAGGACCGGGCAGGACTGGCAGATCGCCTTCGCCCGGGCTTCCCGGCGCGCTCGCGCCGGCCCCCGCTCGCCATCCGGGTGGAAGAACGCTCCGCTGTCCATCCCCCTGCACGACCCCCGCAGCTGCCAATCCCAGATATCGGCGTTCGGGCCCGGGAGCCTGCGCGTGTCTGCCATCGTGACCGCCCTCCGATTCGGTCGTGCCACCCCTGCTTAGCCGCCCGGCGATTACTCCGAATGGCGCAACGGCGGTAACGTTAGAAGCGCGCCAATAGTTGTTCAAGGGAATCCCGCTGATTCAGCCGTTAGGTTTCCCCCGGATGCGTGAGATCAGGGCTGCAAACAGGGGAAATGACGAAACCGATTCAGGTTGCCCCGTTCGAGTGGTACCGGGATATTGGGTCGGGTGAGCCGTCCCAGGGGTGCCGGTCAGGCCGAGCCGACGATGCCCGTGGCCGCCGTCGCCCGGCGGCTCGGAGTCGCGCCCTCGACCCTGCGCACCTGGGACCGCCGCTACGGTCTCGGCCCGAGCAGGCACACCGACGGCAAGCATCGCCGATACTGCGCCGCCGACATCGGCCGCCTCGAACTGATGCAGCGCGCGCTGCTACGCGGCGCTTCGACCGCGGAGGCCGCCCGCTACGCGCTCCAGCAGATGCCGAAGTCGTTCGGCGCGGCCCCGGAGATCGCGGCCCAGCCGCTGCCGCCGCCGGCCGAGCAGCTCTCCGCCGCGCAGAACGGCGCGGCCGCCCGCCGTCTGCGTGCGGCCGCGGTCGCGCTCGACGGCCGCGCGGTGCAGCAGACCCTCGACGACGCGATCGGCAGCGCCGGCGTC carries:
- a CDS encoding TetR/AcrR family transcriptional regulator encodes the protein MYVFWERGYEGSSLSDLTAAMKIGSPSLYAAFGGKEALFREAIERYRERFGRRPPEGETARDAVEAWLRESARGYVEEGHPRGCMVVLAALNCTEQNRPVREFLAAKRRNNLTGVAARLRRAVEEGDLPEDADIERIVRFSGAILHGMSIQARDGAELADLEAVIDTAMTAWPRFLGKKTAPG
- a CDS encoding WhiB family transcriptional regulator; this encodes MADTRRLPGPNADIWDWQLRGSCRGMDSGAFFHPDGERGPARARREARAKAICQSCPVLQLCREHALAVHEPYGIWGGLSEAERETIIRTGKPQLTLSGQ